A region of Candidatus Dormiibacterota bacterium DNA encodes the following proteins:
- a CDS encoding STAS domain-containing protein, whose product MDIKVNVREADDCSVVELSGEIDVYTSPKVKDAIGDLIDRGVYHLVINLENVRYIDSTGLGVLIGGLKRVREHGGSVNLVCTNPQIKKIFDITGLVKIFGIFESEDAAMKALV is encoded by the coding sequence TTGGATATCAAAGTCAACGTTCGCGAAGCCGACGACTGTAGCGTCGTGGAGCTCAGCGGCGAGATCGACGTCTATACCTCGCCAAAAGTCAAAGATGCCATCGGCGATCTTATCGATCGCGGCGTCTATCATTTGGTTATCAATCTCGAGAACGTGCGGTATATCGATTCCACCGGTTTGGGCGTCTTGATCGGTGGGCTCAAGCGCGTGCGCGAGCACGGCGGGTCGGTGAACCTCGTCTGCACGAACCCGCAAATCAAGAAGATCTTCGACATTACCGGGCTGGTCAAGATTTTCGGAATCTTCGAAAGCGAAGACGCCGCAATGAAGGCACTGGTGTGA
- a CDS encoding aminotransferase class V-fold PLP-dependent enzyme — protein MTQDRIYLDYAATTPVRAEVLDAMLPYFSDVGHNPSSLHREGRRARAALDDARDRVAASLGASRREIVFTGSGSEADNQAIFGAARANRERGTHLLSTAIEHHAVLHALDALADEGFAPELLAVDGDGQIDPAAFAAALTPRTSLASVMYANNEIGAVAPIRALARLARERGTIFHTDAVQAAGWLPIDVRELEVDLLSLSAHKFHGPKGVGVLYVRDGVALPALVHGGGQEGGRRSGTENVAGIVGLARALELAVSEREEKAARVGALRDRLEGGILAAIPDARINGAGGQRLPNSANVSFADVDSEPLLMALDMAGIAVSAGSACTSGALEPSHVIAALRAGERWQRGVIRFSLGAGTTSEQIERVVAALPRIIAQLRSAASLA, from the coding sequence ATGACTCAGGACCGTATTTATCTCGATTACGCCGCTACCACACCCGTGCGGGCCGAAGTGCTCGACGCGATGTTGCCGTATTTTAGCGACGTGGGCCACAACCCGAGTTCGCTGCATCGCGAAGGCCGCCGCGCTCGCGCGGCCCTCGACGATGCTCGCGACCGGGTCGCGGCGAGCTTGGGGGCTTCGCGCCGCGAAATCGTCTTCACCGGGAGCGGCTCCGAGGCGGACAATCAGGCGATCTTCGGCGCCGCCCGCGCGAACCGCGAGCGCGGCACGCACCTGCTCTCGACCGCCATCGAGCACCACGCCGTGTTGCATGCCCTGGATGCCTTAGCCGACGAGGGCTTTGCGCCGGAACTGCTTGCGGTCGACGGCGACGGGCAGATCGACCCCGCGGCCTTCGCCGCCGCGCTCACCCCGCGGACCAGCCTCGCCAGCGTGATGTATGCCAATAACGAGATCGGGGCCGTGGCGCCGATAAGGGCGCTTGCGCGGCTCGCGCGAGAGCGGGGGACGATCTTTCATACCGACGCGGTGCAAGCCGCCGGCTGGTTACCCATCGACGTTCGCGAGTTGGAAGTCGACCTGCTCTCGCTCTCGGCGCATAAATTTCACGGCCCCAAGGGTGTGGGCGTGCTCTACGTGCGCGACGGGGTGGCACTCCCGGCCTTGGTGCACGGGGGCGGGCAAGAGGGTGGCCGGCGCTCCGGCACCGAGAACGTTGCGGGCATCGTGGGCCTGGCGCGCGCGCTGGAGCTGGCGGTGAGCGAACGCGAAGAGAAAGCCGCCAGGGTAGGCGCCTTGCGGGACCGCCTTGAAGGCGGCATTCTCGCAGCGATTCCTGACGCACGCATCAACGGAGCGGGCGGGCAACGCCTCCCCAACAGCGCGAACGTCTCTTTTGCCGACGTCGATTCCGAACCGCTGCTGATGGCGTTGGACATGGCCGGCATCGCGGTCTCGGCGGGAAGTGCTTGCACGTCCGGCGCGCTCGAGCCGAGCCACGTGATCGCGGCGCTGCGGGCCGGCGAACGGTGGCAGCGAGGCGTGATCCGCTTTTCGCTGGGGGCGGGTACAACCTCCGAACAGATCGAGCGCGTGGTGGCCGCATTGCCCCGGATCATCGCCCAATTGCGAAGCGCTGCCTCCCTTGCATGA
- a CDS encoding DUF948 domain-containing protein, whose amino-acid sequence MDWSIVLDVGVGVGVLLMGVGIFVAMLSLSKTLGRVNLTLDEVDRQMAGIGKPIGDALEHVGGIADTADRTLARLTGVVGSLEGVASSLSQTAQLAKDALSPAIVNVGATITGVSAGLRRLVSGKRSSHES is encoded by the coding sequence ATGGATTGGAGTATCGTGCTGGACGTCGGCGTTGGGGTCGGCGTTTTATTGATGGGGGTCGGCATTTTCGTCGCTATGCTCTCGCTGTCCAAGACGCTTGGCCGCGTCAACCTGACGCTTGATGAAGTCGATCGCCAGATGGCCGGGATCGGCAAGCCGATCGGCGATGCGCTCGAGCACGTCGGCGGCATCGCCGATACTGCGGATCGCACCTTAGCGCGCCTTACCGGCGTGGTAGGCTCGCTGGAGGGCGTGGCTTCCTCGCTATCCCAGACGGCCCAGCTGGCCAAAGACGCGCTATCGCCGGCGATCGTCAATGTCGGAGCGACGATTACCGGGGTGAGTGCAGGTTTGCGACGGCTTGTTTCGGGCAAAAGATCATCACACGAATCCTAG
- a CDS encoding ATP-binding protein → MNQPISEETYSNIVELRIPSRAEWVALARLAVATVASRLHFSIDEIEDVKLAVAEACTNAIQHAQGSPFIDIRCETLPEGLRINVRDFGQGTRPEHIVSRNLEEARVGGLGVFLIRSLMDEVSYDVHAESGTDLSMFKRRPG, encoded by the coding sequence GTGAACCAGCCAATTTCGGAGGAGACGTACAGCAACATCGTCGAGCTGCGCATTCCGTCCAGAGCGGAATGGGTAGCGCTCGCGCGCCTCGCCGTCGCGACCGTTGCTAGCCGCCTGCATTTCTCAATCGACGAAATCGAAGACGTGAAATTAGCGGTTGCCGAAGCCTGCACCAACGCGATTCAACACGCGCAGGGCAGCCCGTTCATCGACATTCGCTGCGAGACGCTACCCGAAGGCTTGCGCATCAACGTGCGCGACTTCGGGCAGGGTACGCGGCCCGAACATATCGTATCGAGAAATTTGGAGGAAGCGCGCGTGGGCGGCCTCGGCGTGTTCCTGATTCGTTCGCTCATGGACGAGGTATCGTACGACGTCCACGCCGAGAGCGGGACGGATCTTTCCATGTTCAAGAGACGTCCGGGCTAA